From one Trifolium pratense cultivar HEN17-A07 linkage group LG1, ARS_RC_1.1, whole genome shotgun sequence genomic stretch:
- the LOC123902934 gene encoding cytochrome P450 89A2-like, which produces METSWLIILLCLSMLIIIIITRTRIRSSINLPPGPLYIPYITDILLLPKISFSQLKPILHDLHAKHGPIISFHFWSTPHIFIFDRFLAHKALIQNASVFANRPKFINNNIQLNISSSCYGSTWRVLRNNLASTMFHPSRFKLFSNTRRRVLEKLLNELKFEAKVVNNYVKLINHIQHAIFCLLVFMCFGENVDNKKIEKIKNIQKCLIMSSGKFSALNFYPKIVSRILFRKRWQELSQLRKFQNDLLVELIQSRKKVMENNNNDDGCFVCYVDTLLNLELPEEKRKLDEGELVALCSEFLTAGTDTTSTTIEWVMANLVKYKHMQQRLVDEIEDVVGGDRKEKEVREEDLEKLPYLKALILEVLRRHPPSHYAIPHAVTEDVILNGYFIPKNGSVNFMVADIGLDPTVWKDPMVFKPERFLRDKTNSNVLEAYDISGKKEIKMMPFGVGRRICPAYKLAMLHLEYFVANLVLNFEWKTLLSIKNVDLSEKQEFTMVMKHPLQAQISQRN; this is translated from the coding sequence GGACCTCTCTACATTCCTTACATTACCGACATCCTCTTGCTACCAAAAATATCATTCTCACAACTCAAACCAATTCTTCACGACCTTCATGCCAAACACGGCCCTATAATCTCGTTCCACTTTTGGTCTACTCCTCATATTTTCATATTCGATCGTTTCCTTGCACACAAAGCCTTAATCCAAAATGCTTCGGTTTTTGCCAACCGTCCAAAATTCATAAACAATAATATCCAACTTAATATCTCATCCTCTTGCTACGGCTCCACATGGCGCGTTCTTCGCAATAACCTTGCATCCACCATGTTTCACCCATCACGATTCAAATTATTTTCCAATACTCGCAGGCGAGTATTGGAAAAACTTCTAAACGAATTAAAGTTTGAAGCGAAAGTGGTGAACAATTATGTTAAGCTCATCAACCACATTCAACACGCCATATTTTGCTTACTAGTTTTCATGTGTTTCGGTGAAAATgttgacaataaaaaaattgaaaaaataaaaaacattcaGAAATGTTTGATTATGAGCTCCGGAAAATTTAGTGCACTAAATTTCTACCCAAAAATTGTATCTCGCATTTTATTCCGAAAACGTTGGCAAGAATTGTCGCAACTTCGGAAATTCCAAAATGATTTGTTGGTTGAACTAATACAGTCCAGAAAGAAAGTTATGGAAAATAATAACAATGATGATGGATGTTTTGTTTGTTACGTGGATACTTTGTTGAACTTGGAATTGCCTGAGGAGAAACGAAAGCTTGATGAGGGTGAACTTGTTGCGCTTTGTTCGGAGTTTCTCACTGCGGGAACAGATACAACTTCAACTACAATTGAATGGGTTATGGCAAATTTGGTGAAATACAAACACATGCAACAGAGGCTAGTAGACGAAATTGAAGATGTAGTTGGCGGCGATAGAAAGGAAAAAGAAGTAAGAGAGGAAGACTTAGAAAAATTACCATATTTGAAGGCTTTGATTTTGGAAGTGTTAAGGCGTCATCCTCCTTCTCACTATGCAATTCCACATGCAGTGACTGAGGATGTTATTTTGAATGGTTATTTTATACCTAAAAATGGGAGTGTGAATTTTATGGTGGCAGATATAGGATTAGATCCAACGGTTTGGAAGGATCCTATGGTGTTTAAGCCAGAGCGATTTTTAAGAGACAAAACAAATAGTAATGTATTAGAAGCATATGATATTAGTGGTAAAAAAGAGATAAAGATGATGCCATTTGGAGTTGGGAGGAGGATTTGCCCTGCTTATAAATTAGCAATGCTCCATTTAGAATACTTTGTTGCTAATTTGGTTTTGAACTTTGAGTGGAAGACGTTACTATCCATAAAAAATGTTGATTTGTCTGAAAAACAAGAATTCACTATGGTGATGAAACATCCACTACAAGCTCAAATTTCTCAAAGGAACTAG